In Sphingobacterium thalpophilum, a genomic segment contains:
- a CDS encoding preprotein translocase subunit SecD, giving the protein MVTNSKAQQVTHYFPSGKDKAKTISGQYGGNSGICLFEDGKFLLYGYATSVFGSYVFEKDYLLFYPDEAPLFQLYGRHNANYKDSTCFNLAGFESGKTYVQFDNDSTHRVFNDKANCFSPPFVHQESKPVQSLKFIVQSQYMEDDSTYQVFQYTNEGKFNDFIAAYNKPQRARQNFSAYLYLAEGNKLAIRLSNYGGERGFLRENQDGSNQEHWNEILTMKKDYDQTNYIDPTEIFSNAHYTIFYPDLEQYILDPVTKRYISKFASDNEAFFAGNPEQDDRYLNKYIRQGLSFLQDERFDKSKLAKTSLFFTSCDEPEKSYHYENGSQQ; this is encoded by the coding sequence ATGGTAACAAATAGTAAAGCACAGCAAGTCACGCACTATTTTCCAAGCGGAAAAGATAAGGCAAAGACAATCAGTGGACAGTATGGTGGTAATAGCGGAATTTGTCTTTTTGAAGATGGCAAATTTCTCTTATATGGTTATGCTACATCTGTTTTCGGGTCCTATGTTTTTGAAAAAGATTACCTGCTTTTCTATCCGGATGAAGCCCCTTTATTTCAACTGTATGGGCGTCACAATGCTAACTACAAAGACAGTACTTGTTTCAATCTGGCAGGTTTTGAAAGCGGGAAAACCTATGTACAATTTGATAATGACAGTACACATCGGGTTTTCAATGACAAGGCAAACTGTTTCAGCCCCCCTTTTGTTCATCAGGAATCCAAACCAGTTCAATCGCTTAAATTTATTGTACAAAGTCAGTATATGGAAGATGATAGCACTTATCAAGTCTTTCAGTATACCAATGAAGGAAAATTCAATGATTTTATAGCTGCTTATAACAAGCCCCAACGTGCACGTCAAAATTTCAGCGCTTACCTATATTTGGCTGAAGGTAATAAATTAGCCATCAGGCTCTCCAATTATGGTGGTGAAAGAGGTTTTTTAAGAGAAAATCAAGACGGTTCAAATCAAGAGCATTGGAACGAAATATTGACCATGAAGAAGGATTATGATCAGACAAACTATATCGACCCCACGGAAATATTTAGCAATGCACATTACACAATATTTTACCCTGACCTCGAACAGTACATTTTAGATCCTGTCACCAAAAGATATATCAGCAAGTTTGCATCAGACAATGAAGCTTTTTTTGCAGGAAATCCTGAGCAAGACGATCGGTATTTAAATAAGTACATCCGGCAGGGTCTGTCCTTTCTGCAAGATGAAAGATTCGATAAATCAAAACTAGCTAAAACCAGCTTATTCTTTACGAGCTGTGACGAACCTGAAA
- a CDS encoding RNA polymerase sigma factor, whose translation MSPLHNLSEETLILLLKKKNQQAFSYLYDHYANALFGVVCRIVASTEHAEEVIQDVFVKIWRHIDVFDAEKGRLYTWMINIARNTALDHRKSKAIVNEQKNQPLSNIVNREEEQDQSQDELHTKADFIGFRNILDKLKPEWRILIEMAYYEGYTQQEIAEQLDVPLGTVKTRTRAAFIQLQQLLKEYR comes from the coding sequence TTGAGTCCATTACACAATCTTTCTGAAGAAACATTGATTCTTTTGTTGAAAAAGAAGAATCAGCAGGCTTTTAGTTATCTTTACGATCACTATGCCAATGCGCTCTTTGGTGTGGTTTGTCGTATAGTGGCTTCAACTGAGCATGCGGAAGAAGTCATACAAGACGTATTTGTCAAAATTTGGAGACACATCGATGTTTTCGATGCTGAAAAAGGCCGTCTTTATACCTGGATGATCAACATTGCCCGTAATACAGCCCTCGATCATCGAAAATCAAAAGCGATCGTAAACGAACAGAAAAACCAACCGCTTTCAAATATCGTAAATAGGGAGGAAGAACAAGATCAAAGTCAGGACGAACTACATACGAAAGCAGATTTTATTGGATTCAGAAATATTTTAGATAAATTGAAGCCTGAATGGCGTATCTTGATTGAGATGGCCTACTATGAAGGATATACACAACAAGAAATAGCTGAACAACTTGATGTCCCGCTGGGAACGGTAAAAACTCGTACCAGAGCGGCATTTATACAGTTACAACAATTACTAAAGGAGTATCGTTAA
- a CDS encoding anti-sigma factor domain-containing protein, whose translation MDIRAYISSGIIESYVLGLASEEEVSILNCIRKNNVEVEQAIIEAEIALEELADSQAMEMPMQFKQEIWNKLIAENLVPSEDQEVNEVLAPASTGDSEVIAIGADKKTLGARSYTWTVAASLLLAVSIGANIFLYQRKQDTANKLNQTTSLLDAEQEKVATLQNKWALVQNPAIKTIPLKGVESKPDYRALVFWDQASKAVYLSIEHMPVAPKGKQYQLWAMVDGKPVNAGVFPLDSKGDTASKMLDIPQAQAFAITLEDEGGKDAPTLSALCVMGSI comes from the coding sequence TTGGATATTAGAGCATACATATCGTCGGGGATTATTGAATCGTACGTTTTGGGGCTGGCTTCTGAAGAGGAAGTGAGCATCTTGAATTGTATTCGAAAAAATAATGTCGAAGTGGAACAAGCCATCATCGAAGCAGAAATTGCACTCGAAGAGTTGGCTGATAGCCAAGCGATGGAGATGCCTATGCAGTTCAAACAAGAGATATGGAATAAACTCATAGCGGAAAATCTTGTGCCAAGCGAAGATCAGGAAGTCAACGAAGTACTCGCGCCCGCTTCGACAGGCGATAGCGAAGTAATTGCTATCGGTGCCGACAAGAAAACGCTCGGTGCTCGGTCTTATACGTGGACGGTTGCAGCGAGTCTATTGTTAGCTGTTAGTATTGGTGCTAATATTTTCTTATATCAACGCAAACAGGATACAGCAAATAAGTTAAATCAGACGACGTCCTTACTTGATGCTGAACAAGAAAAAGTAGCGACATTACAGAACAAATGGGCACTCGTTCAAAACCCAGCGATCAAAACAATCCCTCTTAAGGGCGTAGAAAGTAAACCCGATTACCGTGCCTTGGTATTTTGGGATCAGGCATCAAAGGCAGTTTATCTAAGCATTGAGCACATGCCAGTTGCACCTAAAGGAAAGCAATATCAGTTGTGGGCGATGGTTGACGGTAAACCTGTTAATGCAGGTGTTTTTCCATTGGATTCAAAAGGAGACACGGCAAGTAAGATGCTCGATATTCCCCAAGCTCAGGCTTTTGCCATTACACTGGAAGATGAAGGCGGAAAAGATGCGCCAACGCTCAGTGCATTATGTGTGATGGGGAGTATATAA
- a CDS encoding ferritin-like domain-containing protein, producing the protein MNLLNVFEQINAVDPEFSDRISPRREAIKSLASMSKKVTLAALPFMIGELFKKAYGATAPTDVNGVLNYALTLEYLEAEYYTMGVAKAGLIPTGKPLGAITTIRDHEVAHVNFLKQVLGSKAVSKPTFDFTAGGTFGNVFSDYDTFLAVAQAFEDTGVRAYKGQAGILLGNRVVLTAALQIHSVEARHASHIRQMRRARGGGAANQKPWITGGNDSGIGAVVDPVYAGENNVTQAGVDITTLPGASGKISTNAATQSFDEPLTAEAVLNIAGLFIKS; encoded by the coding sequence ATGAATCTCTTAAACGTTTTTGAACAAATAAATGCTGTAGATCCTGAATTCAGCGATCGTATCAGCCCTCGCCGTGAAGCAATCAAAAGTTTGGCTTCCATGAGTAAAAAAGTAACCTTGGCTGCCCTGCCCTTTATGATAGGTGAACTCTTTAAAAAAGCCTACGGTGCCACTGCGCCCACAGATGTAAATGGAGTACTCAACTATGCCTTGACATTGGAATATCTCGAAGCAGAATATTATACAATGGGTGTTGCCAAAGCAGGTCTTATCCCCACAGGTAAACCACTTGGTGCGATAACCACCATTCGTGACCATGAAGTTGCACATGTGAATTTTCTTAAACAGGTACTGGGAAGTAAAGCTGTTTCAAAACCAACCTTTGATTTTACTGCTGGTGGCACTTTTGGCAATGTTTTTAGTGACTATGATACATTTTTAGCTGTCGCACAAGCATTTGAAGATACTGGTGTAAGAGCTTATAAAGGCCAGGCGGGAATTTTACTTGGCAATCGCGTTGTACTGACTGCTGCGCTGCAGATCCATTCGGTTGAGGCAAGACATGCCTCCCATATCCGTCAAATGCGCCGTGCCCGCGGAGGTGGAGCCGCCAATCAAAAACCTTGGATTACGGGAGGCAATGACAGTGGTATAGGAGCAGTTGTCGATCCGGTATATGCAGGCGAAAATAATGTGACACAAGCGGGAGTGGATATTACGACTTTGCCAGGCGCCTCGGGGAAAATTTCGACCAATGCGGCAACCCAGTCATTCGACGAACCTCTAACTGCAGAAGCTGTACTTAATATTGCAGGTTTATTTATAAAATCCTAA
- a CDS encoding ferritin-like domain-containing protein, whose translation MEKITSHNETLLNSNSDMDKRDLRRRDFLKYAGASAATLAILGMSSCKKDHDDGMDNGGKGMYFGSGDIAILNYAYALEQLEAAFYIQLVNNPYSGMTDMEKSFFTDIRDHEIAHREFFKVALGAKAISSLEFNLAGVNFSSRETVLATAKTFEDLGVSAYNGAGWLIKDVNYLLLAGKIVSVEARHAAWVRDMIDNGSFANQEVVDSNGLDLAKSPSVVLSAAAPFIKSKIDVSDLPTY comes from the coding sequence ATGGAAAAGATAACCTCCCACAACGAAACACTATTGAACTCCAATAGTGACATGGACAAAAGAGATCTCAGACGAAGAGACTTTTTAAAATATGCAGGAGCCAGCGCAGCGACATTAGCCATACTCGGTATGTCGAGCTGTAAAAAAGACCACGACGATGGTATGGATAACGGCGGCAAGGGCATGTATTTTGGCAGCGGCGACATTGCTATCCTAAATTATGCCTATGCACTTGAACAACTTGAAGCCGCATTCTACATCCAGTTAGTCAATAATCCCTATAGCGGTATGACGGATATGGAAAAATCTTTTTTCACCGATATCCGTGATCATGAAATTGCACACCGTGAGTTTTTCAAAGTGGCCTTGGGTGCAAAAGCCATTTCAAGTCTAGAATTTAACCTAGCTGGCGTCAATTTCAGTAGCCGTGAAACAGTACTGGCAACAGCAAAAACATTTGAAGACCTTGGTGTTTCGGCCTACAATGGTGCTGGTTGGCTAATCAAAGATGTCAATTATTTACTATTGGCAGGTAAGATTGTTTCCGTTGAAGCACGACATGCTGCTTGGGTCAGGGATATGATCGACAACGGCAGTTTTGCCAATCAAGAAGTAGTGGATTCAAATGGTCTTGATCTCGCAAAGAGTCCAAGCGTGGTGCTTAGTGCCGCTGCACCATTTATTAAGTCCAAGATTGATGTTAGTGACCTACCAACCTATTAA
- a CDS encoding PAS domain S-box protein: protein MNAKLSPTNESDRIRVLHEYEILNTATEEEFDRITKIASLVCGTPISLISLVDKDRQWFKSRVGLETEETRRDVSFCQYTLEEDQLMEVEDAEKDERFKSNELVTREPNIRYYAGLPLIDPNGYALGALCVIDRVPRQLDQHQKEILTLLRDEVVTLIVNRKEKEKYRESEQKLKAFFDNSQGLMCTHDLKGNFITVNDAGARILGYTRDEIQVLSLFDIVPSEGHKNLQNYLDAIVRHGTIKGEMRTMTRSGDMRIWMFNNILQASEKKIPYVIGNAVDITEEHFLEKKLKHAQATLIRTGRVARIGGWEYTPADGKIVWSEITREIHEAPEDYEPDLTTALQFYKEGSSRKKIQTAIEHALATGEAWDLELEIVTFAGHELWIRALGNADFENGHCVRLYGTFQDIDKRKRIEAESSNSKKLLAEVLEATSAVGIIATDNAGVITLFNTGAENLLGYRSEEVIGKFGLAHFHLEEELVLRAKELEVELGHSVDKLRLFVDMAELHGAEQREWTYCRKDGSQLYVSLAVTHIRDVNDNDIGYLAIATDISRIIHQREELEKAKLVAEQANAAKSQFLANMSHELRTPLNGIVGFTDLLLGTALEDTQKEYLTIVDQSANLLLGIVNDILDFSKIEAGKLELEIEQTDLYDLVIQLTNFLNLQIKTKNLAFYLNIAADVPHYIWVDALRIKQVLMNLLSNATKFTEKGTIELGITVESHDTDQAVLCFSVKDTGIGIKEDKLERIFDAFTQEDNSMTKRYGGTGLGLTISNKLLKMMDSELKLESTFGVGSRFFFNIHVRSIWEINEWQELKKIKDVLVVAEEESERNALARMLSLKNIDSVQAKTGFEVLQMLKGGRCFDAILIDNQLPIISGIETIKNVREKKFNNNFEQNIIPIFSAEEQDIEPLCHSLAINYWLIKPVKPEDLYTALIKVTTS, encoded by the coding sequence ATGAATGCTAAATTGTCGCCTACAAATGAATCGGATCGAATACGCGTGTTGCATGAGTACGAAATTTTAAATACTGCAACAGAGGAAGAATTCGATCGCATTACAAAAATTGCATCGCTTGTATGTGGTACACCTATTTCATTGATCTCGTTGGTGGATAAAGACAGGCAGTGGTTTAAGTCGCGCGTTGGTTTGGAGACTGAAGAAACCAGACGGGATGTATCTTTCTGCCAGTATACCCTGGAAGAAGATCAACTGATGGAAGTTGAAGATGCTGAAAAAGACGAACGTTTCAAATCCAATGAACTCGTTACCCGAGAACCAAATATCCGTTATTATGCTGGTTTACCATTAATCGATCCCAATGGCTATGCCTTAGGTGCGCTATGTGTTATCGATCGTGTTCCAAGGCAACTCGACCAGCATCAAAAAGAAATTCTAACCCTTCTCCGGGATGAAGTTGTTACGCTTATTGTCAACAGAAAGGAGAAAGAAAAATACAGGGAAAGTGAACAAAAGCTGAAAGCATTTTTCGATAATTCTCAAGGGCTTATGTGTACCCACGATCTGAAAGGAAATTTCATCACCGTCAATGATGCTGGAGCCAGGATCTTAGGCTATACGAGAGATGAGATTCAGGTATTATCACTTTTTGATATTGTTCCATCGGAGGGGCACAAGAATTTACAAAACTACCTGGATGCGATTGTTCGGCATGGAACAATCAAAGGAGAAATGCGTACCATGACTCGTTCGGGTGACATGCGTATCTGGATGTTTAACAATATTCTCCAGGCCAGTGAAAAAAAAATACCTTATGTGATTGGTAATGCAGTAGATATTACAGAAGAACATTTTCTAGAAAAGAAACTTAAGCACGCACAGGCCACATTGATACGGACCGGCAGGGTAGCTAGAATTGGGGGCTGGGAATATACACCTGCTGATGGGAAGATAGTATGGTCCGAAATTACGAGAGAGATTCATGAAGCACCTGAAGACTATGAACCAGACCTGACAACTGCATTACAGTTCTATAAAGAGGGATCAAGTAGAAAAAAAATACAGACTGCAATTGAACACGCACTCGCTACGGGAGAAGCTTGGGATTTAGAACTTGAGATTGTCACCTTCGCTGGTCATGAACTGTGGATACGTGCCTTGGGAAATGCCGATTTTGAAAATGGTCATTGTGTCCGTTTATATGGTACTTTTCAGGATATTGATAAGCGTAAACGTATCGAAGCAGAGTCTTCCAATTCAAAAAAATTACTTGCAGAAGTGTTGGAAGCAACCTCTGCTGTCGGTATTATTGCGACCGACAATGCTGGTGTAATTACATTGTTTAACACAGGGGCCGAAAACCTCTTGGGATACCGTAGTGAAGAAGTAATTGGTAAATTTGGTCTTGCACACTTTCATCTAGAAGAGGAGCTTGTTTTGAGGGCGAAAGAACTGGAGGTCGAATTGGGACATTCAGTTGATAAACTTCGGCTCTTTGTAGATATGGCAGAGCTGCACGGCGCTGAGCAGCGCGAGTGGACCTATTGTCGAAAAGATGGATCTCAATTATATGTTTCCTTAGCAGTTACTCATATTAGGGATGTTAACGATAATGACATCGGTTATCTTGCGATTGCGACAGATATTAGTCGGATTATTCATCAACGCGAGGAGCTGGAAAAGGCAAAATTAGTAGCCGAGCAGGCAAATGCAGCAAAATCACAATTTTTGGCAAATATGAGCCACGAACTTCGTACACCGCTGAATGGAATTGTTGGCTTTACCGATCTATTGCTTGGAACAGCATTGGAGGATACGCAAAAGGAATACCTTACGATCGTTGATCAATCCGCTAATTTATTGCTTGGCATCGTAAATGACATTTTGGACTTCTCTAAAATTGAAGCCGGCAAATTAGAACTGGAGATTGAACAGACCGATCTCTACGACTTGGTTATTCAGCTGACGAACTTTCTTAATCTGCAGATCAAAACCAAAAATCTAGCGTTTTATCTGAATATCGCTGCCGATGTACCGCATTATATCTGGGTTGACGCCCTCCGTATCAAGCAAGTATTGATGAATTTATTGAGCAACGCCACAAAATTTACCGAGAAAGGAACCATTGAACTAGGCATTACGGTAGAATCACATGATACAGACCAGGCTGTTCTGTGCTTTAGTGTCAAAGACACAGGCATAGGTATCAAAGAAGACAAATTGGAGCGGATATTTGATGCATTTACGCAAGAAGATAACTCGATGACTAAACGTTATGGCGGCACTGGTTTAGGACTGACGATATCGAATAAACTGCTTAAAATGATGGACAGTGAATTGAAGTTGGAGAGTACTTTTGGTGTAGGCAGCCGTTTCTTTTTCAACATTCATGTGCGTTCTATCTGGGAAATAAATGAGTGGCAGGAATTGAAAAAAATAAAGGATGTACTCGTTGTAGCCGAGGAAGAATCTGAACGAAATGCCTTGGCTCGGATGTTATCTTTAAAGAATATTGATAGCGTACAGGCAAAAACTGGATTTGAAGTATTACAGATGTTAAAAGGGGGGCGCTGTTTTGACGCTATCTTGATCGACAATCAATTGCCTATTATCAGTGGTATCGAAACAATAAAGAATGTTCGCGAAAAAAAATTTAATAACAATTTTGAGCAGAACATCATTCCCATTTTTAGTGCTGAAGAGCAAGACATAGAACCGCTTTGTCATTCTCTGGCTATAAATTATTGGTTAATCAAACCTGTTAAACCTGAGGACCTGTACACTGCCTTGATAAAGGTGACTACTTCTTAG
- a CDS encoding SDR family NAD(P)-dependent oxidoreductase yields the protein MQIFKDKVILVTGTNRGIGKSLVTALLNNGAGKIYASCRDLKKMPVFADDRIVPLQLDITDIKQVARIAVAASDTEILINNAGTLSPGNILQGELSGMEKDLEVNYFGTIKMMRAFAPILIQNRPSMMINIVSIAAYSPLPSIAGYAASKAALYSATQSVRIELAKNDVKVFAVNPGAIAADMNKGSDWDMPAPDSIAIKILESIAAGKLDIVPDEMGQGMYAAWREEPANLSKIFADLYHAEK from the coding sequence ATGCAAATTTTTAAAGACAAAGTCATTTTGGTTACAGGAACCAATAGAGGGATAGGCAAATCACTGGTAACTGCATTGCTCAACAACGGAGCAGGGAAGATATATGCAAGCTGTAGGGATTTAAAAAAGATGCCAGTATTTGCTGATGATCGGATAGTACCTTTACAGCTAGACATCACAGATATTAAACAAGTAGCAAGGATTGCAGTCGCTGCATCAGATACTGAAATTCTGATCAATAACGCAGGAACCTTAAGCCCAGGGAATATTTTACAAGGAGAGCTATCAGGGATGGAAAAAGATCTGGAGGTAAATTATTTTGGAACAATAAAGATGATGCGTGCATTTGCGCCAATTCTTATACAGAATAGACCATCTATGATGATCAACATTGTTTCGATAGCAGCCTATTCTCCTTTACCTTCGATTGCTGGGTATGCCGCCTCCAAAGCAGCTCTTTATTCCGCTACGCAATCTGTTCGGATCGAACTGGCTAAAAATGATGTGAAGGTTTTCGCTGTCAACCCCGGGGCGATTGCTGCCGATATGAATAAGGGAAGTGACTGGGACATGCCAGCCCCAGATAGTATAGCTATAAAGATTTTAGAAAGTATAGCTGCCGGAAAACTTGATATTGTCCCGGATGAAATGGGACAAGGTATGTATGCCGCATGGCGAGAAGAACCTGCGAATCTGTCAAAAATATTTGCTGATCTCTATCATGCAGAAAAATAA
- a CDS encoding fatty acid desaturase, which translates to MLNGNFSKYYNLHQPQMPFLDHVLQVPTYGWKDNDGNLVKPSKKEIFKEFFKRLNIFKDKRNWLPFFSWLKVACLIPFFIIFLLYHFSWWTVLAAFIYSMIVMGTHGTIWHHRFATHGAFKFRNGFWRLFTQNLTINVIPEEIYVISHHVHHAKSDTPGDPYNAQAGFLYCFLADVNHQPIAKDLTENSYNRVKLLMRHTGVTANSYAQYRKWGSYVNPSHAIGSWILNWAFWYAIFYLIGGHALACTLFGAAGFWAIGVRTFNYEGHAKGEDKQREGIDFNEKDKSINQLWPGIVAGEWHNNHHLYPKSARSGFKPYQIDLAWCYIKMMHKLGAVSSYRDDKKRFDEQYRIPYLKSKE; encoded by the coding sequence ATGTTAAATGGTAACTTTAGCAAATATTATAATTTACATCAACCACAAATGCCCTTTTTAGACCATGTTCTGCAAGTTCCTACCTACGGATGGAAAGACAACGATGGAAACCTCGTTAAGCCAAGCAAAAAAGAAATTTTCAAAGAATTCTTCAAACGCCTCAATATTTTTAAAGATAAAAGAAATTGGTTACCCTTTTTTAGCTGGCTAAAAGTAGCTTGCCTCATCCCCTTTTTTATCATCTTTTTGCTGTACCACTTCAGTTGGTGGACTGTCTTGGCAGCATTTATCTACAGTATGATCGTTATGGGGACTCATGGTACGATATGGCACCATCGATTTGCAACACACGGCGCATTTAAATTCCGGAACGGATTCTGGCGTTTATTCACACAGAATCTGACTATTAATGTAATTCCAGAAGAAATATATGTGATTTCACATCATGTTCATCACGCAAAATCTGACACCCCTGGTGACCCTTATAATGCACAGGCTGGCTTTCTATACTGTTTTTTAGCCGATGTAAATCATCAGCCTATTGCTAAGGACCTTACAGAAAATTCATATAACCGTGTCAAATTACTGATGCGACACACTGGTGTAACCGCCAATAGTTATGCACAATATCGAAAATGGGGGTCGTACGTAAATCCTTCTCATGCTATCGGATCCTGGATACTAAACTGGGCTTTTTGGTATGCCATTTTCTATTTGATCGGTGGCCACGCGCTTGCCTGTACACTCTTTGGTGCGGCCGGTTTCTGGGCAATCGGTGTACGGACATTCAACTATGAAGGCCATGCAAAAGGTGAAGACAAGCAACGTGAAGGTATTGATTTCAATGAGAAAGACAAATCTATAAATCAGTTATGGCCCGGCATTGTAGCGGGTGAATGGCACAACAACCATCATTTATATCCTAAGAGTGCACGGAGTGGTTTTAAACCTTATCAGATTGATCTCGCTTGGTGTTATATCAAAATGATGCATAAACTCGGTGCAGTCAGTAGTTATCGGGATGACAAGAAAAGATTTGATGAACAATATCGTATCCCCTACCTAAAATCTAAGGAATAG
- a CDS encoding PepSY-like domain-containing protein — translation MKRLIFILALMVSVSLVKAQEVSYKKVPSVIRLAFQQKYPNVKSVKREKEKGNYEAGFKDGKINNSVLINAAGDIIETEVGIPAGELPAEAKAYVIKNYSHQNIKEAAKITDARNNVSYEAEVDGRDLIFGDKGKFLKEVRD, via the coding sequence ATGAAAAGATTAATTTTTATTTTGGCTCTGATGGTAAGTGTATCATTGGTCAAAGCTCAAGAAGTCTCATATAAGAAAGTTCCATCAGTAATTAGGCTTGCGTTTCAACAGAAATACCCGAATGTAAAGTCTGTAAAAAGGGAAAAAGAAAAGGGAAATTATGAAGCTGGATTTAAGGATGGGAAAATTAATAATTCCGTTCTTATAAATGCCGCAGGAGATATCATTGAAACCGAGGTTGGAATTCCCGCCGGAGAGCTTCCCGCAGAGGCTAAAGCTTATGTAATCAAAAACTATTCCCATCAAAATATCAAAGAAGCAGCCAAAATTACTGATGCTAGAAATAATGTTAGCTATGAGGCTGAAGTCGATGGTAGGGACTTAATTTTTGGTGATAAGGGTAAATTTCTAAAGGAGGTTAGGGATTAG
- a CDS encoding carboxypeptidase regulatory-like domain-containing protein has protein sequence MVQLRLFFIFILVIVSSVVSAQVSSVTLSGIIKNKTDKLAIQYVNVVVKSDKDGAFIAGTMTNDEGRFTISKIKPGNYQLNISFTGFEDKKHPLFVGSLSEFLDIPTIELEEHSIALEGVTVTAQAGNISNKLDKKIYSVADNISQTGGSVLQTMQNLPGITVQDGKVQLRGNDKVTVLIDGKQTALTGFGSQSGLDNIPSSAIDKIEIINNPSSKYDANGNAGIINIIMKKSNQNGFNGKVGFSSGLGSLWIRKENLPTIRPQYSATFS, from the coding sequence ATGGTTCAATTACGGTTATTTTTTATTTTTATTTTAGTCATAGTTTCTTCGGTTGTTTCTGCACAGGTATCGTCTGTTACCCTTTCAGGTATTATAAAAAATAAGACGGATAAATTGGCTATTCAATACGTTAATGTTGTGGTCAAATCTGATAAAGACGGCGCTTTTATCGCCGGAACGATGACAAACGATGAAGGCCGGTTTACCATTTCCAAAATTAAGCCAGGAAATTACCAATTAAACATTTCATTTACAGGGTTTGAGGATAAGAAGCACCCCCTATTTGTTGGTAGTCTTTCGGAGTTTTTGGATATCCCAACGATCGAGTTGGAGGAGCATTCCATCGCATTGGAAGGGGTTACCGTGACTGCTCAGGCAGGTAATATAAGTAATAAACTGGATAAGAAAATCTATTCCGTTGCCGATAATATAAGTCAGACCGGCGGTTCTGTTTTGCAGACGATGCAAAATTTGCCCGGAATTACAGTTCAGGATGGCAAAGTTCAGCTGAGAGGCAATGACAAAGTCACCGTGCTGATTGATGGAAAACAAACCGCCTTGACAGGTTTTGGTAGCCAATCTGGGTTGGATAATATTCCGTCATCAGCGATAGATAAAATAGAGATCATCAATAATCCTTCTTCGAAGTATGATGCCAACGGGAATGCAGGTATTATTAATATCATTATGAAGAAAAGTAATCAAAATGGATTTAATGGTAAAGTAGGTTTCAGTTCTGGATTGGGCTCATTATGGATACGGAAGGAAAATCTACCAACTATAAGACCACAATATAGTGCTACATTTTCTTGA